One window of the Dreissena polymorpha isolate Duluth1 chromosome 5, UMN_Dpol_1.0, whole genome shotgun sequence genome contains the following:
- the LOC127881297 gene encoding ETS domain-containing protein Elk-1-like, producing MDSNITLWQFLLDLLVSNKHKELIQWTNNEGEFKLLNPEEVAHLWGQRKNKQNMNYDKLSRALRYYYDKNIIKKVMGQKFMYKFVSFPEIVKTETKVPFKQKMETLAQEYGQQTYPHLASYNSAAVKSSAQNAMSGYIKTEDSSSNESDSFLKTSARKPHSYNGYLKQEQLTVNQSQAAQDFSSASMPVLPISVVSTHCSVIASSSQSFNNYTEAKFTSVASPQNNQNISKSSTKPKPGPLTLNVSANPTPPPPPHPVVQTTITEPSPGPILSPKFFPVHTPFALFPPRTPLPLHFWSSLSPIITISPRMPSSSSAFQFPNGSGAQLTLPNFSAIEGLHSPVVSTPSKKIPLQS from the coding sequence ATGGATTCAAACATAACGTTGTGGCAGTTTTTACTGGACCTGTTGGTAAGCAACAAGCACAAAGAGCTTATACAGTGGACGAACAATGAGGGCGAATTCAAACTGCTCAACCCGGAGGAGGTTGCCCATCTCTGGGGACAGCGCAAGAACAAACAAAATATGAACTATGACAAGCTTAGCAGAGCGTTGCGATATTATTATGACAAGAACATCATCAAGAAAGTGATGGGACAAAAGTTCATGTACAAATTCGTGTCTTTTCCCGAAATTGTGAAAACTGAAACAAAAGTGCCTTTCAAGCAGAAAATGGAGACTCTGGCCCAAGAGTACGGGCAGCAGACGTACCCGCACCTAGCGTCATACAATTCGGCCGCCGTGAAGTCGTCTGCACAGAACGCCATGAGCGGCTATATAAAAACTGAGGACTCCTCCTCGAACGAAAGTGACTCGTTTTTGAAGACCTCCGCGCGAAAACCACATTCATATAATGGGtatttaaaacaagaacagcTCACAGTGAATCAATCTCAGGCTGCTCAGGATTTCTCGTCGGCCTCGATGCCTGTGCTGCCTATTTCAGTGGTATCCACTCATTGTTCTGTGATAGCCAGTTCATCGCAATCTTTTAACAATTATACCGAAGCAAAATTTACATCGGTTGCATCGCcacaaaataatcaaaacatttcGAAATCCAGTACAAAACCTAAACCAGGACCGCTAACATTAAATGTGTCCGCGAATCCTACACCGCCTCCCCCGCCTCATCCTGTAGTGCAGACGACAATTACCGAGCCTTCGCCTGGACCAATACTCAGTCCGAAATTTTTCCCGGTGCATACGCCGTTTGCGCTGTTTCCCCCTAGAACGCCGCTACCGTTACATTTCTGGAGCTCCCTAAGTCCTATCATTACCATCAGCCCTAGAATGCCGTCGTCGTCATCGGCGTTTCAATTTCCGAACGGAAGTGGAGCGCAGTTGACTCTCCCAAATTTCAGCGCCATAGAGGGCTTGCATTCGCCGGTTGTGTCTACTCCGAGCAAGAAAATACCCCTTCAGTCGTAA